Part of the Dethiobacter alkaliphilus AHT 1 genome, TATTATGCCGGCAGGAGCAAAGATTCTGCCACTGCGTTCCAATATTCCCGCCATCAGCGAGTATGTGTTTTCCGGTGTAGATGCGGAGTTTTCCACTCGAGCCAAGGATTCCAAAGCCGGCATTGTGGTGGGTGGTCATAACTATGGCCAGGGCTCCAGCCGGGAACATGCGGCACTGGCTCCCATGTATCTGGGTGTAAAAGCTCTGCTGGCCAAATCTTTTGCCCGTATTCATCGTGCTAACCTGGTGAATTTCGGTATCTTGCCCCTTACCTTTGTGAAGGAAGAAGATTATGAAAAAATCAGTCAGGGCGATGTGCTGGAAATTACCAATCTCCGTCAACAGTTGGAGCGGGGCGATGAATTGACGGTCGCAAACCGCAACAGCGGAGCTACTTTTACCGTGGAACACGGCCTTACAGCGCGACAGATTGCCATTATTAAAGACGGTGGCCTGTTAAACCACACCAAAAAACAGAATCAGTAAAATAATGCCCGCAAACCGTACAGTTTGCGGGCATTTTTAGCGACCACCCTTGGCCGCCCTGGAGCGCTCCAGATAAATTTTGTACACCACACAGGCTAAAACAGCCGCCACAAGGGGTGGGAAGTCCACTAAGTCCAGGTTTACGTCGGCCCCCACAAAGGTTCCGCCCAGGCGGCCCTGCAGCCGGCCTTCTGCGGCTATGAATTTAAGGTTGCAGTCAAACCCTACGATGGAGCCGCCCACTCTGCCGCTGATTTGCTCATGGCCCTCCAGGGAAATGTCATCTCCGATGGTTTCTCCGCCTAAGCGGCCGAAGGCCCGGCCCGGCTCCAGTGCCATATTCAGGTCCTTGCCAATCACCTCACCGCCGACTCTTCCCCAAAGATGGTTGCCTTCTGCCGATATTTCCAGGTTGATGTCGTTTCCACTAACTTTTCCTCCCAGGCGGCCGTGAAAAATATTGCCCTCACGGGTGCATTCAATGCTGTAGCCGCCAAAGGCACCGCCGATCCTGCCAGCTGCTTTTCCCAACCAATCTCCCCCATTATTAATCAGTTTAACCGCTTGCCGGCAAAGGCATAATACGCGGTTGCAAGTTACCATTCGACAATTTCCTGGCCAATCCCTCCAAGTTAAATATACTCTGGATGATTGCTCAAAAAAGATGCTGCTATCTGTTAATTGGAAAGCTCAATCATAAACATCAGGTTAAAAGGTAAACATATTCAATAGTTCCTGCGGGTAGAATCTTACATTTTTATAAACACAAATTAGTTTTGAAGGAAAAGAACAGAAATTGAGCAAATTGTTAGTTAGAAGAAGATATTTAAAATTGGAGGTGTTGCATAAATGTTTAGTCCATATCGTTGTCAGATTTGCGGTGAAACATATCTCGGCAGTGATGCTCCTGATCGCTGTCCCTATTGCGGTGCACACGGCCGTTGGATGATGGGTGCTGCCGAATGGGTTAAAACCGGTAAAGTTGAAATGAGTGAGCAAAGTTACGAGGATTGTATGAAAGCCATCCAGCTGGAAGTGGGCAACGCCGCTTTTTATAAATGTGCCCAGAAAAATGCTCAGACACAGGTTACCCAGGCAATCTTTAAGCGCCTGCAGAAGCAGGAGGCGGAACATGCCGAGTTGCTGGCGGAAATGGCAGGAGTGGAGGAGCCGGATCTGCCGGATGAAGATTGTGCCGGAAATGATGACGCACAAAATCTGGCCGATGCCCATGACCGTGAGCAGCGTGCCATTCAGTTTTACCTGCAGGTGGCTGACCGGGCTCCCGAAAAACGAGTACAGGAAGTCTTTCGCGCTCTGGCTGATATTGAATCGGAGCATCTGAAGATATCAAATATTTACCGGTAAATTAATCTAGCCAGAAAGAAAAAAGAAAAGGCGGGCAACCGCCTTTTCTTTGTATTGGTAGGAAATTAACGCTTCGCAGTTTGCGAAGCTGCTAAAGGAAACCGATTTGAAGTGCTTTTCTTATTATTGAAGTTTTAATAAGTCGGCAGATAATTTTTGCAGTCTTTGGGAAACATCCGCCAGGGATTCCAGTGCAGCCAGAGTCTCTTCGGTAGCTGCCGCCTGGCTTTGGGCAATAAGGCCTGATTCTTTGATGCCGTTGTTGATGGTCGACATATAGTCTTTAACTGTTGAGGTAATGGTGCCGATTTCTTTGGTGGATACGCTGGTGTTTTCCGCAAGCTTGCGGATCTCCGTGGCAACAACGGAAAAACCCTGTCCGGCCTGTCCCACCCGTGCTGCCTCAATGGCAGCGTTTAGTCCTATAATATTGGTCTGCTTGGCAATATCCTCGATTATCTTTAAAATCTGCTGCGTTTTTTCTGCTTCTGTTGTGGCAGTCTGTGATGTTTCGGTCAGTGTTTCGCCATAGTTGGCCAGTTTTTCCGCTTCCCCGGCCAACTGTTCCATGCTGGCCCGGATTTGCCCTGCCGACTCATTTAATTGCTCTATGTAGCGTGCCAACTCTTCGGCATTGGCATAAATCTTTTTAAACAGCTCTTCCCGGCTTTGCACAATGGTAATCAATAGTTTTGCTGCAGAGGCATCCATTTGTGCTACTTCTTCCGGGATATTTGCTTTTACCAGATCCTTTACTTTTTCCACGCCGGTAACTTCGATAACCATCTGCAGGTTGGGTTCAGTTAATTTGGGAATAAAGTCGGTCACAGCACCAATGCCCAGTTCACGGGCTTTGGCCAGTGCCGGTGCATCGGCCTGAACGTCTGCAACCCAGAGTACCCTGACGCTATCAATGGTCATCAGCAAATTCAGGATA contains:
- a CDS encoding ferritin family protein; its protein translation is MFSPYRCQICGETYLGSDAPDRCPYCGAHGRWMMGAAEWVKTGKVEMSEQSYEDCMKAIQLEVGNAAFYKCAQKNAQTQVTQAIFKRLQKQEAEHAELLAEMAGVEEPDLPDEDCAGNDDAQNLADAHDREQRAIQFYLQVADRAPEKRVQEVFRALADIESEHLKISNIYR
- a CDS encoding methyl-accepting chemotaxis protein, whose protein sequence is MNIGIIGGGRGGLAILNLLMTIDSVRVLWVADVQADAPALAKARELGIGAVTDFIPKLTEPNLQMVIEVTGVEKVKDLVKANIPEEVAQMDASAAKLLITIVQSREELFKKIYANAEELARYIEQLNESAGQIRASMEQLAGEAEKLANYGETLTETSQTATTEAEKTQQILKIIEDIAKQTNIIGLNAAIEAARVGQAGQGFSVVATEIRKLAENTSVSTKEIGTITSTVKDYMSTINNGIKESGLIAQSQAAATEETLAALESLADVSQRLQKLSADLLKLQ